In Oncorhynchus kisutch isolate 150728-3 linkage group LG5, Okis_V2, whole genome shotgun sequence, a genomic segment contains:
- the LOC109890141 gene encoding adenosine receptor A1-like, with protein MPLRIPQGNMRTSPLCLSEILAAPDNRTDQANGTMPVEAIYIVMEVIIAVTSVIGNVMVIWAVRINRSMRDTTFCFIVSLALADIAVGALVIPLAITINIGFKMHFYSCLLVTCIVLVLTQSSILALLAIAIDRYLRVKIPMSYKHVVTRRRAGTAVVMCWMVAIVVGLTPMLGWNNRQCLHDNVSQVMCKFEKVISMDYMVYFNFFGWVLPPLVLMLLIYAEIFYKIHHQLNKKVTESHIDRSHYYSKELKLAKSLALVLFLFAISWLPLNILNCITLFSPNGDKPTLLIYIAILLTHGNSAVNPIVYAFQIKKFQNAFRKIWKQYVLCRDPVGKLPQRGSQRCQSRLERMLRANDDNNYV; from the exons ATGCCTCTCCGAATTCCACAAGGGAATATGAGGACTTCTCCACTCTGTCTTTCTGAGATACTAGCAGCACCAGACAACAGGACCGACCAGGCTAACGGCACGATGCCCGTCGAAGCCATCTACATCGTGATGGAGGTGATCATCGCAGTGACTTCGGTGATAGGAAACGTGATGGTTATCTGGGCGGTGCGGATCAACCGTTCGATGCGAGACACCACCTTCTGTTTCATTGTGTCTCTGGCTCTGGCGGACATTGCGGTGGGGGCTCTGGTCATCCCGCTGGCCATTACCATCAACATCGGTTTCAAGATGCACTTCTACAGTTGCCTGCTGGTCACGTGCATCGTGCTGGTGCTCACGCAGAGTTCCATCCTCGCGTTGCTGGCCATCGCTATCGACCGTTACCTGAGGGTGAAAATACCCATGAG CTACAAACATGTGGTGACACGGCGGCGTGCAGGCACGGCGGTGGTGATGTGTTGGATGGTTGCCATAGTGGTTGGCCTGACGCCCatgctgggctggaacaaccGGCAGTGTCTCCATGACAACGTCTCCCAGGTGATGTGTAAGTTTGAGAAAGTCATCAGCATGGACTACATGGTCTACTTCAACTTCTTCGGCTGGGTGCTGCCGCCCCTCGTCCTCATGCTGCTAATCTATGCTGAGATATTCTACAAGATACACCACCAGCTCAACAAGAAG GTGACGGAGAGCCACATAGACCGCAGCCATTACTACAGTAAGGAGCTGAAACTAGCCAAGTCATTGGCTCTGGTCCTCTTCCTGTTTGCCATCAGCTGGCTTCCTCTAAACATCCTCAACTGCATCACGCTGTTTAGCCCAAACGGTGACAAGCCCACGCTTCTCATCTACATCGCCATCCTGCTCACACACGGCAACTCCGCTGTGAACCCCATTGTCTACGCATTCCAGATCAAGAAGTTCCAGAATGCGTTCCGGAAGATCTGGAAGCAATATGTGCTGTGTAGGGACCCGGTAGGCAAGCTGCCCCAAAGAGGGAGTCAGAGGTGCCAGAGCAGATTGGAGAGGATGTTGAGGGCGAACGATGATAACAATTATGTCTGA